One genomic window of Niveibacterium sp. SC-1 includes the following:
- a CDS encoding RNA polymerase sigma factor yields the protein MSADPQVTKRHGEVEAIWRAESRRVLATLIRLLGDFDLAEEALQDAFQAALAQWPQEGIPANPRAWLVSTGRFKAIDGIRRRARFTAWDEVAEQIEAIPAAPGPEDEAIPDDRLRLVFTCCHPALSLDARVALTLREVCGLTSEEIARAFLVPLPTLAQRIVRAKAKIRVARIPYEVPERDALAQRLDAVLRVIYLVFNEGYSASSGEALTRADISAEAIRLGRLLIELLPDPEAQGLLALMLLQDSRRVARTGADGALVLLADQDRSLWNRAQIEEGVARVSEALRSGRFGAYTLQAAIAAVHAEAPEAAATDWPQIVGLYDVLLRVDPSPVVALNRAVAIAMRDGDAAGLVAVDAALAGGELAQYHLAHAARADLCRRLGRRGEAREAYERALGLAKQEQERRFLQARIAELDHAPDAAAD from the coding sequence ATGAGCGCTGATCCACAGGTGACGAAGCGGCACGGCGAGGTCGAGGCGATCTGGCGCGCCGAGTCGCGTCGCGTGCTGGCCACGCTCATCCGGCTTCTCGGTGATTTCGATCTGGCCGAGGAGGCGCTGCAGGACGCGTTCCAGGCGGCGCTGGCGCAGTGGCCGCAGGAGGGCATTCCGGCCAACCCGCGCGCCTGGCTGGTGTCGACAGGGCGCTTCAAGGCCATCGACGGCATCCGCCGCCGCGCCCGCTTCACGGCCTGGGACGAGGTGGCGGAGCAGATCGAGGCGATCCCCGCGGCGCCGGGGCCGGAGGACGAGGCGATCCCCGACGACCGCCTGCGCCTGGTCTTTACCTGCTGCCACCCGGCCCTGAGCCTGGACGCGCGGGTCGCGCTGACCCTGCGCGAGGTGTGCGGGCTCACGAGCGAGGAGATCGCGCGGGCCTTCCTGGTGCCGCTGCCCACGCTGGCCCAGCGCATCGTGCGGGCCAAGGCGAAGATCCGTGTCGCCCGCATTCCCTACGAGGTGCCCGAGCGCGACGCCCTGGCGCAGCGGCTGGATGCCGTGCTGCGGGTGATTTACCTCGTCTTCAACGAAGGCTATTCCGCGTCCTCGGGCGAAGCCCTGACCCGCGCGGACATCTCCGCCGAAGCGATCCGGCTCGGGCGTCTACTCATCGAGCTCCTGCCGGACCCCGAAGCCCAGGGGCTGCTCGCGCTGATGCTGCTGCAGGACTCGCGCCGCGTCGCGCGCACCGGCGCCGACGGCGCGCTGGTGCTACTCGCCGACCAGGACCGCAGCCTGTGGAACCGCGCGCAGATCGAGGAAGGCGTGGCGCGGGTGAGCGAGGCGCTGCGCTCCGGGCGCTTCGGCGCCTACACCCTGCAGGCGGCCATCGCCGCCGTGCACGCGGAGGCGCCGGAGGCCGCAGCCACCGACTGGCCGCAGATCGTCGGACTCTACGACGTGCTGCTGCGGGTCGATCCCTCGCCGGTGGTGGCGCTCAACCGCGCGGTGGCGATCGCCATGCGCGACGGCGACGCGGCCGGGCTCGTCGCGGTGGACGCCGCGCTCGCTGGTGGCGAGCTGGCGCAATACCACCTCGCCCATGCCGCGCGCGCCGACCTTTGCCGCCGCCTCGGGCGCCGCGGCGAGGCGCGCGAGGCCTACGAGCGGGCGCTGGGCCTGGCGAAGCAGGAGCAGGAGCGGCGCTTCCTCCAGGCCCGCATCGCCGAACTGGACCACGCGCCGGACGCTGCCGCGGACTGA
- a CDS encoding YciI family protein yields MKYMCLIYIDEELYSALPAETRKRCEIESIAYDETLRKSGHYCTSDALASARMATSLRHENGRFSPTDGPYAETKEQVAGFVMIDAKDLDEALRIAEKFPGARFGGVEVRPVIQIG; encoded by the coding sequence ATGAAATACATGTGCCTCATCTACATCGACGAAGAGCTGTACTCCGCCTTGCCTGCCGAGACGCGCAAGCGCTGCGAGATCGAGTCCATCGCCTACGACGAGACCCTGCGCAAGAGCGGCCACTACTGCACGTCCGACGCGCTGGCCTCGGCCCGCATGGCCACCAGCCTGCGCCATGAGAACGGCCGCTTCTCGCCCACCGATGGCCCCTATGCCGAGACCAAGGAGCAAGTCGCCGGCTTCGTGATGATCGACGCCAAGGACCTGGACGAGGCCTTGCGCATCGCGGAGAAATTCCCGGGCGCGCGCTTTGGCGGGGTAGAGGTACGCCCCGTCATCCAGATCGGCTGA
- the ppsA gene encoding phosphoenolpyruvate synthase has product MASYVIPFEELRMTDLAQVGGKNASLGEMISQLSAAGVRVPGGFATTSAAFREFLAHQGLADRIHTALDALDVDDVDALARTGAQIRGWIVETPLPAKLEAEIKSHYERLAVGEESFAVRSSATAEDLPDASFAGQQETFLNVQGFANILHAIKEVFASLYNDRAIAYRVHKGFVHADVALSAGVQRMVRSDLGAAGVMFTLDTESGFQDAVFITASYGLGETVVQGAVNPDEFYVHKPMLAAGKPAIIRRNLGSKLIRMVFTDTREAGRSVCTEDVAEAQRHRFSISDADVLELAGYAMIIEKHYGRPMDIEWGKDGADGKLYILQARPETVKSQNSASVIEKYRIKQHGKVMCTGRAIGQKIGAGVVRIVADASQMSRVQAGDILVTDMTDPNWEPVMKRASAIVTNRGGRTCHAAIIARELGIPAIVGCGDATEVLTEGESVTVSCAEGDTGYVYRGRLDFEVVKRDMGNLPQLPIKVMMNVGNPELAFEFAQMPNDGVGLARLEFVINNMIGIHPKAILDTSSLPAGLRDEIQRRARGYTTPRQFFIEKLVEGVATIAAAFWPKPVIVRLSDFKSNEYRKLLGGEIYEPEEENPMIGFRGASRYIANSFRECFELECIAMRRVRDDLGLDNVQLMVPFVRTLGEAQAVVELLAENGLRRGENGLKLAMMCEIPSNALLADQFLDYFDGFSIGSNDLTQLTLGLDRDSGLVAHAFDERDPAVKALLKLAINAANRRGKYVGICGQGPSDHADFAEWLMDEGIQSISLNPDTVLDTWLRLAEHHSH; this is encoded by the coding sequence ATGGCGAGCTACGTCATACCCTTCGAAGAGCTGCGCATGACCGACCTTGCCCAGGTCGGGGGGAAGAATGCGTCGCTCGGAGAAATGATCAGTCAGTTGTCAGCAGCAGGAGTACGCGTTCCGGGGGGATTCGCCACGACTTCTGCTGCGTTCCGTGAATTCCTGGCCCACCAGGGCCTGGCCGACCGGATCCACACGGCACTGGATGCACTCGATGTCGATGATGTCGACGCGCTGGCCCGCACCGGCGCGCAGATCCGCGGCTGGATCGTCGAGACGCCGTTGCCGGCGAAGCTCGAAGCCGAGATCAAGAGCCACTACGAACGCCTCGCCGTGGGGGAGGAGTCGTTCGCGGTGCGTTCTTCTGCAACAGCCGAGGATCTGCCCGATGCCTCGTTTGCCGGCCAGCAGGAAACCTTCCTGAACGTGCAGGGCTTCGCCAACATCCTGCACGCGATCAAGGAGGTCTTCGCCTCGCTCTACAACGACCGCGCGATCGCCTACCGGGTGCACAAGGGCTTCGTGCACGCCGACGTCGCGCTCTCGGCGGGCGTGCAGCGCATGGTCCGTTCCGACCTGGGTGCTGCGGGCGTGATGTTCACGCTCGATACCGAGTCGGGTTTCCAGGACGCCGTGTTCATCACCGCCTCCTACGGTCTGGGGGAGACCGTAGTCCAGGGCGCGGTGAACCCGGACGAGTTCTATGTGCACAAGCCAATGCTGGCCGCGGGCAAGCCGGCGATCATCCGCCGCAACCTGGGCTCCAAGCTGATCCGCATGGTCTTCACCGACACGCGCGAAGCCGGGCGTTCGGTGTGCACCGAAGATGTCGCCGAAGCGCAGCGCCACCGCTTCTCGATCAGCGACGCCGACGTGCTGGAACTGGCCGGCTACGCGATGATCATCGAGAAGCACTACGGGCGTCCGATGGACATCGAATGGGGCAAGGACGGCGCCGACGGCAAGCTCTACATCCTGCAGGCGCGGCCCGAGACAGTGAAGTCGCAGAACTCGGCCTCGGTGATCGAGAAGTACCGCATCAAGCAGCACGGCAAGGTGATGTGCACCGGCCGCGCGATCGGCCAGAAGATCGGCGCGGGCGTGGTGCGGATCGTTGCCGATGCCTCGCAGATGAGCCGCGTGCAGGCGGGCGACATCCTCGTCACCGACATGACCGATCCGAACTGGGAACCGGTGATGAAGCGCGCCTCGGCGATCGTGACCAACCGCGGCGGCCGCACCTGCCATGCCGCCATCATCGCGCGCGAACTGGGCATCCCGGCGATCGTCGGCTGCGGCGATGCGACCGAGGTGCTGACCGAGGGCGAGTCGGTAACGGTGAGCTGCGCCGAGGGGGACACGGGCTACGTGTATCGCGGCCGCCTGGACTTCGAGGTGGTCAAGCGCGACATGGGCAATCTGCCCCAGCTGCCGATCAAGGTGATGATGAACGTCGGCAACCCGGAACTCGCCTTCGAGTTCGCGCAGATGCCCAACGACGGCGTCGGCCTCGCGCGCCTGGAGTTCGTCATCAACAACATGATCGGCATCCATCCCAAGGCGATCCTCGACACCTCCAGCCTGCCGGCCGGCCTGCGCGACGAGATCCAGCGGCGCGCACGCGGCTACACGACGCCGCGCCAGTTCTTCATCGAGAAACTGGTCGAAGGCGTGGCCACGATCGCCGCAGCCTTCTGGCCCAAGCCGGTGATCGTGCGCCTCTCGGACTTCAAGTCGAACGAGTACCGCAAGCTGCTCGGCGGCGAGATCTACGAGCCCGAGGAAGAGAACCCGATGATCGGTTTCCGCGGTGCCTCACGCTATATCGCCAACAGCTTCCGCGAATGCTTCGAGCTGGAGTGCATCGCGATGCGGCGGGTGCGTGACGACCTCGGCCTGGACAACGTGCAGCTGATGGTGCCCTTCGTGCGCACGCTAGGCGAGGCACAGGCAGTGGTCGAACTGCTGGCCGAGAACGGCCTGCGGCGCGGCGAGAACGGGCTCAAGCTCGCGATGATGTGCGAGATCCCGTCCAACGCGCTGCTGGCCGACCAGTTCCTCGACTACTTCGACGGCTTCTCGATCGGCTCGAACGACCTGACCCAGCTCACGCTCGGCCTGGACCGCGACTCGGGCCTGGTCGCGCATGCCTTCGACGAGCGCGATCCGGCGGTCAAGGCCCTGCTCAAGCTCGCCATCAACGCGGCCAACAGGCGCGGCAAGTACGTCGGGATCTGCGGGCAGGGTCCGTCCGATCACGCGGACTTCGCGGAGTGGCTGATGGACGAAGGCATCCAGTCGATCTCGCTCAACCCGGACACGGTGCTGGATACCTGGCTGCGGCTGGCGGAACATCACAGCCACTGA
- the gmk gene encoding guanylate kinase, with translation MITPGQLFIVAAPSGAGKTTLVRQLLRDDGGIQLSVSYTTRPPRPGERDGHDYHFVSREAFEAMQKRGEFLESAEVHGNLYGTSRVWMAEQMVAGRDVLLEIDWQGARQVRLAFPQAVGIFILPPGFDALEDRLRGRGSDSEAVIEQRLGAALEEMRHVDEFDYCIINNHLAEARADIASIVRACRARLAVQKLRSPEAFNFLQENEADD, from the coding sequence ATGATCACTCCCGGTCAGCTTTTTATCGTTGCGGCGCCGTCCGGGGCCGGCAAGACGACGCTCGTGCGGCAGCTCCTGCGCGATGACGGCGGCATCCAGCTGTCGGTTTCCTACACCACCCGCCCCCCGCGACCGGGCGAGCGCGACGGCCACGACTACCACTTCGTCAGCCGCGAGGCCTTCGAGGCCATGCAGAAGCGTGGCGAATTCCTGGAGTCGGCCGAGGTGCACGGCAATCTCTACGGAACTTCCCGCGTGTGGATGGCCGAACAGATGGTGGCCGGCCGCGACGTGCTGCTGGAGATCGACTGGCAGGGTGCGCGTCAGGTGCGACTTGCATTTCCGCAGGCGGTCGGCATCTTCATCCTGCCGCCCGGCTTCGACGCGCTGGAGGATCGCCTGCGCGGTCGCGGGTCGGATTCCGAGGCGGTGATCGAGCAGCGACTGGGCGCCGCGCTAGAGGAGATGCGGCATGTCGATGAGTTCGATTACTGTATTATCAACAATCACTTAGCCGAGGCCCGCGCCGATATTGCTTCTATCGTGCGAGCCTGTCGCGCGCGCCTCGCGGTGCAGAAACTGCGCAGCCCCGAGGCGTTCAATTTCCTGCAGGAAAACGAGGCCGACGATTGA
- a CDS encoding bifunctional (p)ppGpp synthetase/guanosine-3',5'-bis(diphosphate) 3'-pyrophosphohydrolase translates to MATMPASSSASAAPSAATSSAASAAGSFVPSPVAAEPPDPLAGVELAPLRARIAFLSQEEQERVERAVRFSAEAHLGQKRISGEPYVTHPVAVTEILAEWHMDVQALVAALLHDVMEDTAITKQTIAEQFGKVSADLVDGVSKLDKIEAHSQEQAQAENFRKMILAMARDVRVILIKLADRLHNMRTLDAVRPQKQRRIARETLEIYAPIANRLGLNNLFRELQELSFRYLYPLRYRVLSKAVRAARGNRREVVGKLTAAVQERLPQWLIEAEVWGREKHIYGIYRKMVEKQLTFSQVLDIYGFRVVVKDIPTCYLALGALHELYKPVPGKFKDYIAIPKGNGYQSLHTTLIGPYGTPLEIQIRTREMHQVAESGVASHWLYKDSADGMSDIQQRTHNWLQSLLELQSTSGDSTEFLEHVKIDLFPGEVFVFSPKGQIYNLPRGATAVDFAYSVHTDIGNRCVACRINGDLMPLRTELKNGDQVEIITAAHASPNPAWLAYVRTGRARAQIRHFLKTSQQEESIALGERLLNHALRGHGLTLGAFSSAIWDRLLREIGAHNREEVFTDIGLGKRLPAILAKRLAALIESVGAEDADGQPVKPRAPGSILIRGSEGMTVQLAKCCRPIPGDPIVGLMCKGQGMEVHMNDCPNLSRNRADRERWVDVEWEPDGERLFDVAIRIITENRRGVLAKVAAAIAEQQSNIQHVSMDGERAAHTQIYFTVQVSDRPHLARVMRALRRIPEVVRIARLRSTEQK, encoded by the coding sequence ATGGCCACAATGCCCGCGTCGTCCTCAGCGTCCGCCGCTCCGTCCGCGGCCACGTCCTCTGCTGCCTCCGCCGCTGGATCCTTCGTCCCGTCGCCCGTAGCGGCTGAGCCGCCGGACCCGCTGGCCGGGGTCGAGCTAGCCCCCCTGCGCGCCCGCATCGCCTTCCTGTCGCAGGAAGAGCAGGAGCGCGTCGAGCGCGCCGTGCGCTTCTCCGCCGAGGCGCACCTGGGGCAGAAGCGCATCAGCGGCGAGCCCTACGTCACCCATCCGGTGGCGGTCACCGAGATCCTCGCCGAATGGCACATGGACGTGCAGGCGCTGGTGGCCGCGCTGCTGCACGACGTGATGGAAGACACCGCGATCACCAAGCAGACGATCGCGGAACAATTCGGCAAGGTCTCCGCCGACCTGGTCGATGGCGTCTCCAAGCTCGACAAGATCGAGGCCCACAGCCAGGAGCAGGCGCAAGCGGAGAACTTCCGCAAGATGATCCTGGCGATGGCGCGCGACGTGCGCGTCATCCTGATCAAGCTCGCTGACCGCCTGCACAACATGCGCACGCTCGATGCCGTGCGGCCGCAGAAACAGCGCCGCATCGCGCGGGAGACGCTGGAGATCTACGCCCCGATTGCCAATCGCCTGGGGCTCAACAATCTCTTCCGCGAGCTCCAGGAACTCTCTTTCCGTTACCTCTACCCGCTGCGCTACCGCGTGCTCTCCAAAGCCGTGCGCGCGGCCCGCGGCAACCGCCGCGAGGTGGTCGGCAAGCTCACTGCAGCGGTGCAGGAACGCCTGCCGCAGTGGCTGATCGAGGCCGAGGTCTGGGGCCGCGAGAAACACATCTACGGCATCTACCGGAAGATGGTCGAGAAGCAGCTGACCTTCTCCCAGGTGCTCGACATCTACGGCTTCCGCGTGGTGGTGAAGGACATTCCCACCTGCTACCTCGCGCTGGGCGCGCTGCACGAGCTCTACAAGCCGGTGCCGGGCAAGTTCAAGGACTACATCGCCATCCCCAAGGGCAATGGCTACCAGTCGCTGCACACCACGCTGATCGGGCCCTACGGCACGCCGCTGGAGATCCAGATCCGTACCCGCGAGATGCACCAGGTCGCCGAGAGTGGCGTGGCCTCGCACTGGCTCTACAAGGACAGCGCCGACGGTATGTCCGATATCCAGCAGCGCACCCACAACTGGTTGCAGTCGCTGCTGGAACTGCAGAGCACCTCGGGCGATTCGACCGAGTTCCTCGAGCACGTGAAGATCGACCTGTTCCCCGGCGAGGTCTTCGTCTTCAGCCCCAAGGGCCAGATCTACAACCTGCCGCGCGGCGCCACTGCGGTGGACTTCGCCTACAGCGTGCACACCGACATCGGCAACCGTTGCGTCGCCTGCCGCATCAACGGCGACCTGATGCCGTTGCGCACCGAGCTCAAGAACGGCGACCAGGTCGAGATCATCACCGCCGCGCATGCGAGCCCGAATCCGGCGTGGCTCGCCTATGTGCGCACCGGCCGCGCCCGCGCGCAGATCCGTCACTTCCTCAAGACCAGCCAGCAGGAAGAATCCATCGCCCTGGGCGAGCGCCTGCTCAACCATGCCCTGCGCGGCCACGGGCTGACCCTGGGCGCCTTCTCGTCGGCGATCTGGGATCGGTTGCTGCGCGAGATCGGCGCGCATAACCGCGAAGAGGTCTTCACCGATATCGGGCTGGGCAAGCGCCTGCCGGCGATCCTTGCCAAGCGGCTGGCCGCGCTCATCGAAAGCGTGGGCGCCGAGGATGCAGACGGTCAGCCGGTCAAGCCGCGCGCGCCGGGCTCGATCCTGATCCGCGGTTCCGAGGGCATGACCGTGCAGCTCGCCAAGTGCTGCCGGCCGATCCCCGGCGACCCCATCGTCGGGCTGATGTGCAAGGGTCAGGGTATGGAAGTGCACATGAACGACTGCCCCAATCTCTCGCGCAACCGTGCCGATCGCGAGCGCTGGGTGGACGTGGAGTGGGAGCCGGACGGCGAGCGCCTCTTCGACGTGGCGATCCGCATCATCACGGAGAACCGCCGTGGCGTGCTGGCCAAGGTGGCCGCGGCGATCGCCGAGCAGCAGTCCAACATCCAGCATGTGAGCATGGACGGCGAGCGCGCCGCCCACACGCAGATCTACTTCACCGTGCAGGTCAGCGATCGGCCGCACCTCGCGCGGGTGATGCGCGCTCTGCGGCGGATTCCCGAAGTGGTGCGCATCGCGCGCCTGCGGTCTACCGAACAGAAGTAG